In one Salipiger abyssi genomic region, the following are encoded:
- the dctP gene encoding TRAP transporter substrate-binding protein DctP — MQKRLHKLIGLFAGTAIVGMASAASADRLMYNTFMPPLAIEAVEAQAFFEDLSETTGGDLSAQVFVGGQMLGGNATLGGIRDGVVDGGFIVPTLNSSEIPHVAMLPELLPFADDFWAAAGATNETMMLNCAECIADLEHQNAVWLGGHAASPWYLMCAEPIEQFSDLSGRKIRVTGGFAVRLINALGAVPVSLPASEVGPALQQGQVDCAVGNLAWLETLGLIDSVSSIVDQPIGSYHGLGEFVFNKGSVDRLDPANREALLSKIPGRIAQITKTYADQEASARTAGKEKGIVFWQPDDAYNEAMEDFRSRELDAVAADIVKLGGSADAEAIVRQHIETLERWKGLVADVEGDPEAFAELLEREVFSKLGQ; from the coding sequence ATGCAGAAGAGACTGCACAAACTGATAGGGCTTTTCGCCGGCACCGCAATTGTCGGCATGGCCAGCGCCGCCAGCGCGGACCGGCTGATGTACAACACCTTCATGCCGCCGCTGGCCATCGAGGCGGTCGAGGCGCAGGCATTCTTCGAGGATCTGTCGGAGACCACCGGCGGCGATCTTTCGGCGCAGGTCTTTGTCGGCGGCCAGATGCTTGGCGGCAATGCCACGCTGGGCGGCATCCGCGACGGGGTGGTCGATGGCGGTTTCATCGTGCCGACGCTGAATTCCAGCGAGATCCCGCATGTGGCGATGCTGCCCGAGCTGCTGCCCTTCGCCGATGATTTCTGGGCCGCCGCCGGCGCGACGAACGAAACCATGATGCTGAACTGCGCCGAATGCATCGCCGATCTGGAGCATCAGAACGCGGTCTGGCTGGGCGGGCACGCGGCCTCGCCCTGGTATCTCATGTGCGCCGAGCCCATCGAACAGTTCTCCGATCTGTCCGGGCGCAAGATCCGCGTCACCGGCGGTTTTGCGGTCCGGCTGATCAACGCGCTGGGTGCCGTGCCGGTGTCGCTCCCGGCGAGCGAGGTCGGTCCGGCGCTGCAACAGGGGCAGGTCGATTGCGCCGTCGGCAACCTCGCCTGGCTTGAGACGCTGGGGCTGATCGACTCCGTCAGCAGCATCGTCGACCAGCCCATCGGCAGCTATCACGGGCTTGGCGAATTCGTCTTCAACAAGGGCTCGGTCGACAGGCTCGACCCGGCGAACCGCGAGGCGCTGCTGTCGAAGATCCCGGGCCGGATCGCGCAGATCACCAAGACCTATGCCGATCAGGAGGCCTCGGCCCGCACTGCCGGTAAGGAGAAGGGCATCGTCTTCTGGCAACCCGATGACGCCTACAACGAGGCGATGGAGGATTTCCGCTCGCGCGAACTCGACGCGGTGGCCGCCGATATCGTTAAGCTTGGCGGATCGGCCGATGCAGAGGCGATCGTGCGCCAGCATATCGAGACGCTGGAGCGCTGGAAGGGGCTCGTCGCGGATGTCGAGGGCGACCCGGAGGCCTTTGCCGAACTGCTTGAGCGCGAGGTGTTCTCGAAGCTCGGTCAATAA
- a CDS encoding thiamine pyrophosphate-binding protein yields the protein MNDLTPSRVETPLPSEETGVWGSDIFAEVLRGLGVKYVALNPGSSFRGLHDSLVNKLGNHDPQMLLCLHEEHAVAIAHGYAKVTGEPLAVILHSNVGLMHGTMAIFNAWCDRVPVLIYGATGPVDAAMRRPWIDWLHTCRDQASMIRNYVKWDDQPASMGAAIESMLRADVIARTAPFGPTYVNFDVSIQEKQHESVPALPDYARYQPPMPADPSATGVAQAAALLKGARSPVILAGRVSRDPADWARRVALAEALGAEVLTDIRIGASFPTDHPQHRGKPAFFIDDAAGEVLRRADVILSLDWLDVAGTLKLGGEIKAKVIQASVDYQLHNGWGMEHQALPALDLHLASTPDAAVHALADALGVGAGTLPEDLPVKPALDAPPADTPLDIMTLAGALGEGLDGVCASMVRLPLGWAGESWHFRHPLDFLGSDGGAGIGSGPGMLIGAALALKDSDRLPVAVLGDGDFMMAASAFWTAAHYGTPFLAVVSNNRSFYNDEVHQERVAVARNRPVENKWIGQRIGDPDIDIAGVARAQGCEGIGPVTTAGELVEAVRKGIAMVQEGKSVVIDARVQPGYNPNMVAGLTRSE from the coding sequence ATGAACGATCTGACACCATCGCGCGTGGAAACGCCGCTGCCGTCCGAGGAGACCGGGGTCTGGGGGAGCGATATCTTTGCGGAAGTGCTGCGTGGGCTTGGCGTGAAATACGTTGCGCTGAACCCGGGGTCGAGCTTTCGCGGGCTGCATGACAGCCTCGTCAACAAGCTCGGCAACCACGATCCGCAGATGCTGCTCTGCCTGCACGAGGAACATGCGGTGGCCATCGCCCACGGCTATGCCAAGGTGACCGGCGAGCCGCTGGCGGTGATCCTGCACAGCAATGTCGGGCTGATGCACGGCACCATGGCGATCTTCAACGCCTGGTGCGACCGGGTGCCGGTGCTGATCTATGGCGCGACCGGCCCGGTGGACGCGGCGATGCGGCGGCCGTGGATCGACTGGCTGCACACCTGCCGCGACCAGGCCTCGATGATCCGCAATTACGTGAAATGGGACGATCAGCCCGCCTCGATGGGCGCGGCCATCGAATCCATGCTGCGCGCCGATGTGATCGCGCGCACCGCGCCCTTCGGGCCGACCTATGTGAATTTCGACGTGTCGATCCAGGAAAAGCAGCATGAGAGCGTGCCGGCGCTGCCCGATTACGCCCGCTACCAGCCGCCGATGCCCGCCGATCCCTCAGCCACGGGCGTGGCGCAGGCCGCCGCGCTGCTGAAGGGTGCCAGGAGCCCGGTGATCCTGGCGGGCCGCGTGTCGCGCGATCCGGCGGACTGGGCGCGGCGCGTGGCGCTGGCCGAGGCGCTGGGGGCCGAGGTGCTGACCGATATCCGTATCGGCGCCTCCTTCCCGACCGATCACCCGCAACATCGCGGCAAGCCGGCCTTCTTCATCGACGACGCGGCGGGCGAGGTGCTGCGCCGCGCCGACGTGATCCTCAGCCTCGACTGGCTCGACGTGGCCGGCACGCTGAAGCTCGGCGGCGAGATCAAGGCCAAGGTCATTCAGGCCTCCGTCGACTATCAGCTGCACAATGGCTGGGGCATGGAGCATCAGGCGCTGCCGGCGCTCGACCTGCACCTTGCCAGCACGCCGGACGCGGCGGTGCATGCGCTTGCCGACGCGCTCGGCGTGGGCGCGGGCACGCTGCCCGAGGATCTGCCGGTGAAGCCGGCGCTCGACGCGCCGCCCGCCGACACGCCGCTCGATATCATGACGCTGGCCGGCGCGCTCGGCGAGGGGCTGGACGGGGTCTGCGCCTCGATGGTGCGGCTGCCGCTGGGCTGGGCCGGCGAGAGCTGGCATTTCCGTCACCCGCTCGACTTCCTGGGCTCCGATGGCGGCGCCGGGATCGGCTCGGGTCCGGGCATGCTGATCGGCGCCGCGCTGGCGCTGAAGGACAGCGACCGGCTGCCGGTGGCGGTGCTCGGCGACGGCGATTTCATGATGGCGGCCTCGGCCTTCTGGACGGCGGCGCATTACGGCACGCCGTTCCTGGCGGTGGTGTCGAACAACCGCTCCTTCTACAATGACGAGGTGCATCAGGAGCGCGTCGCCGTGGCGCGCAACCGCCCGGTCGAGAACAAGTGGATCGGCCAGCGCATCGGCGATCCGGATATCGACATCGCCGGCGTGGCGCGTGCGCAGGGCTGCGAGGGCATCGGGCCGGTCACCACGGCGGGCGAGCTGGTCGAGGCGGTGCGCAAGGGCATCGCCATGGTGCAGGAGGGTAAGAGCGTGGTGATCGACGCCCGTGTCCAGCCCGGCTACAACCCCAACATGGTCGCCGGCCTGACGCGGAGCGAGTGA
- a CDS encoding TRAP transporter permease has translation MIPSLTETGRRRSLGPRMRKAVVILAAAFALWVIYANLFVISDPLILGILFISGIFTILFLAVGATSRAPDEIPFYDWVLSALSLACGIYFFMSTDAIADRISLLDAFTPDQLFFGSALLFLTLEATRRTTGLGLTGVVMLFLIYNLFGYLLPPPFGHRVSEFSYLLDILVFTTDGLFGVPIQVVASYVFLFVMFGTFLSKAGGGDFFFNVASLVTGRSRGGPAKIAVISSGLYGTMSGSPTSDVVATGSITIPVMKRLGYSARFAGAVEVAASTGGSAMPPIMGSAAFIMAEYSGISYNEIVLAALLPALFYYAGVFAQVHLRAVRLDLRPSEGEIPTVAETFKTGWVFLIPIVGIVVALMLGYSPTFTAGVGVAATIVASMILKETRMTPWQIVEGLGTTTLQILPVAGACAAAGLVIGGLSMTGLGMKSANVILELSNAQPILTLVISAIVTIILGLGMPTPSAYILAAVLVGPALAKLGFPTLPSQMFLLYYAILSALTPPIAVAAIAASAIADEDPFKIAFSAVRLAVVGFLLPFAFVWNPGILLTLDPLSNTLAVVGAAMATGAIAISVEGSMGRNLSTLERLLLTLAAVGAVCPYPVIALVSMLLIAALVGRHLLRLPKAAEKKSA, from the coding sequence ATGATTCCCTCGCTAACGGAAACCGGCCGCCGCCGGAGCCTCGGCCCCCGGATGCGCAAGGCCGTGGTGATCCTCGCCGCCGCCTTCGCCCTCTGGGTGATCTATGCAAACCTCTTCGTCATCTCCGACCCGCTGATCCTCGGGATCCTGTTCATCTCGGGCATCTTCACCATCCTCTTCCTCGCCGTCGGCGCGACGTCGCGGGCGCCTGACGAGATCCCGTTCTACGACTGGGTTCTCTCGGCGCTGAGCCTCGCCTGCGGCATCTACTTCTTCATGAGCACCGACGCGATCGCGGATCGTATCAGCCTGCTCGACGCCTTCACGCCCGACCAGCTGTTCTTTGGCTCGGCGCTGCTGTTCCTCACGCTCGAAGCGACCCGCCGCACAACCGGCCTGGGGTTGACCGGCGTCGTCATGCTGTTCCTGATCTACAACCTCTTCGGTTACCTCCTGCCCCCGCCCTTCGGGCACCGGGTCAGCGAGTTCAGCTATCTGCTCGACATCCTGGTCTTTACCACCGACGGGCTGTTCGGCGTGCCGATCCAGGTTGTGGCAAGCTATGTCTTCCTCTTCGTGATGTTCGGCACCTTCCTGTCGAAAGCCGGCGGCGGCGACTTCTTCTTCAACGTCGCCTCGCTGGTCACCGGCCGTTCGCGCGGCGGTCCGGCCAAGATCGCCGTCATTTCCTCCGGCCTTTACGGCACGATGTCGGGCAGCCCGACCTCGGACGTGGTGGCCACCGGCTCGATCACCATCCCGGTGATGAAGCGACTGGGCTACAGCGCGCGCTTTGCCGGCGCCGTCGAGGTCGCCGCCTCCACCGGCGGCAGCGCGATGCCGCCGATCATGGGCTCCGCCGCCTTCATCATGGCCGAGTATTCGGGGATTTCGTATAACGAGATCGTTCTGGCCGCATTGCTGCCGGCACTCTTCTACTATGCCGGCGTCTTTGCGCAGGTTCACCTGCGTGCCGTAAGGCTCGATCTGCGCCCTTCCGAGGGCGAGATCCCGACCGTGGCCGAGACCTTCAAGACCGGCTGGGTGTTCCTGATCCCCATCGTGGGCATCGTTGTCGCGCTGATGCTCGGCTATTCGCCGACCTTCACCGCCGGTGTGGGCGTCGCGGCGACCATTGTGGCGTCGATGATCCTCAAGGAAACCCGGATGACACCCTGGCAGATCGTCGAGGGGCTGGGCACCACGACGCTCCAGATCCTGCCCGTGGCCGGCGCCTGCGCCGCCGCCGGGCTGGTGATCGGCGGGCTCTCGATGACCGGTCTCGGGATGAAGTCGGCCAATGTGATCCTGGAGCTCAGCAACGCGCAGCCGATCCTGACGCTGGTGATTTCCGCCATCGTGACGATCATCCTCGGTCTCGGGATGCCGACACCGAGCGCCTATATCCTCGCCGCCGTTCTGGTCGGGCCGGCGCTGGCCAAGCTCGGCTTCCCGACGCTGCCGAGCCAGATGTTCCTGCTCTACTATGCGATCCTCTCGGCTCTGACCCCGCCGATTGCCGTGGCCGCCATCGCCGCCTCGGCCATCGCCGACGAAGACCCGTTCAAGATCGCCTTCTCGGCGGTGCGGCTTGCGGTTGTGGGCTTTCTGCTGCCCTTCGCCTTCGTCTGGAACCCCGGCATCCTGCTGACGCTGGATCCGCTGTCGAACACGCTTGCCGTGGTCGGCGCGGCGATGGCGACGGGGGCCATCGCGATCTCGGTCGAAGGCTCCATGGGGCGCAACCTGAGCACGCTCGAAAGGCTGCTGCTGACGCTCGCGGCGGTGGGAGCGGTCTGCCCTTACCCGGTCATCGCGCTGGTCAGCATGCTGCTGATCGCCGCGCTGGTCGGGCGGCACCTGCTGCGGCTGCCAAAGGCGGCGGAAAAGAAAAGTGCCTAG
- a CDS encoding maleate cis-trans isomerase family protein yields the protein MATETTDSAAPDLASGRVRFGARARFGIIMPSGNRVAEGELAAMMPWDISLHVTRLRLTGSSPEELDAMTRDIDGAAALVGDVAPALVGFHCTAVSTQSAAREADILARARAASGSDVVATSEAVVAALEALSARKIVLVTPYLDHIVESEVAFLNRHGIAVADAFGQGLNTTAEMAEADPALWYDLTHQRQTPEAEAYFLSCTAIRSLETVAPLEAILGKPVITSNQVMAWHLLRRAGLSDRPEGFGCLLSQH from the coding sequence ATGGCGACAGAAACGACAGACAGCGCTGCACCGGATCTGGCCTCGGGCCGGGTCCGGTTTGGCGCGCGCGCCCGGTTCGGCATCATCATGCCCTCGGGCAACCGCGTTGCGGAGGGCGAGCTCGCGGCGATGATGCCATGGGATATCTCGCTGCATGTCACGCGGCTGCGGCTCACCGGCAGCTCGCCCGAAGAGCTCGACGCGATGACGCGGGATATCGACGGTGCCGCGGCGCTGGTCGGCGATGTGGCGCCCGCGCTGGTGGGGTTCCACTGCACCGCCGTCTCGACCCAGAGCGCCGCACGTGAGGCGGATATCCTCGCGCGGGCGCGCGCGGCGTCGGGCAGCGATGTGGTGGCGACGTCAGAGGCGGTGGTCGCGGCGCTGGAGGCGCTTTCGGCGCGCAAAATCGTGCTCGTCACGCCCTATCTCGACCACATCGTCGAAAGCGAGGTCGCTTTCCTCAACCGCCACGGGATCGCCGTTGCCGATGCCTTTGGCCAGGGTCTCAACACCACCGCCGAGATGGCCGAGGCCGATCCGGCGCTCTGGTACGATCTGACCCACCAGCGGCAGACCCCCGAGGCAGAGGCGTATTTCCTCAGCTGCACCGCGATCCGCTCGCTTGAGACCGTGGCGCCGCTGGAGGCGATCCTCGGCAAACCCGTGATCACCAGCAATCAGGTCATGGCGTGGCATCTGCTGCGCCGCGCCGGTCTGTCCGACCGGCCCGAGGGCTTCGGCTGCCTGCTGAGCCAACATTGA
- a CDS encoding TRAP transporter large permease: MSPLAIGFWGMGIALFLIALRVPIGLALGLVAFVGIAILTSWNAAFSILGLIPFETAASWELSAIPMFLLMGALAFRSGLTTALFDAARLWLGWLPGGVAVATNFACAGFAAASGSSLATTLTMGRIALPEMKKTGYDMGLATGVVASAGTLGSLIPPSVLMILIGVFAQTSIIKLFVAGIIPGLISALAFALMIILRAKLQPHVAPRDSERTSWRAKFRAMAGIWPLPVLVLGVIGGIYSGIVTATEAGAFGAALTFVIALANGTLSWPVIKASFWDALVGTATLFFIVLGAVLLTRFLAFSGLPMFLAQFMAESNISPLAVILISGACFLVLGMFLDPLGLLFLTLPIMLPIFKTVGLDLTLMGVLIVKFVEIGLMSPPVGLNVFAVKSLVGSDVPLTTIFRGVLWFLVVDLAVIGLLIAFPEITLFLPRVMGL; encoded by the coding sequence ATGAGTCCCCTCGCCATCGGTTTCTGGGGCATGGGGATCGCGCTGTTCCTCATCGCCCTGCGGGTGCCCATCGGGCTGGCGCTCGGGCTCGTGGCCTTTGTCGGCATCGCGATCCTGACGAGCTGGAACGCCGCCTTCAGCATCCTCGGCCTCATCCCCTTCGAGACCGCCGCCAGCTGGGAGCTTTCGGCCATCCCGATGTTCCTGCTGATGGGTGCGCTGGCCTTCCGCTCGGGCCTGACCACGGCGCTCTTCGATGCGGCGCGGCTCTGGCTGGGCTGGCTGCCCGGCGGCGTGGCGGTGGCGACGAACTTTGCCTGCGCCGGCTTTGCGGCGGCGTCGGGGTCGAGCCTCGCCACCACGCTGACCATGGGCCGCATCGCGCTGCCCGAAATGAAAAAGACCGGCTACGACATGGGGCTCGCCACCGGGGTGGTCGCCTCGGCGGGCACGCTGGGCTCGCTCATTCCACCGAGCGTGCTGATGATCCTGATCGGCGTTTTCGCACAAACCTCGATCATCAAGCTCTTTGTGGCCGGCATCATTCCCGGCCTGATCTCGGCGCTGGCCTTTGCGCTGATGATCATCCTGCGCGCCAAGCTGCAACCGCATGTCGCCCCGCGCGACAGCGAGCGCACAAGCTGGCGCGCCAAGTTCCGTGCCATGGCGGGCATCTGGCCGCTGCCGGTGCTGGTGCTTGGGGTGATCGGCGGCATCTATAGCGGCATCGTCACCGCCACCGAGGCAGGCGCGTTCGGCGCGGCGCTGACCTTCGTGATTGCGCTCGCCAATGGCACGCTCTCCTGGCCCGTGATCAAGGCCAGCTTCTGGGACGCGCTTGTCGGCACCGCGACGCTGTTCTTCATCGTGCTCGGCGCGGTGTTACTGACGCGGTTCCTGGCCTTCTCGGGCCTGCCGATGTTCCTGGCGCAGTTCATGGCGGAGTCGAACATCTCGCCGCTTGCGGTGATCCTGATCTCAGGCGCCTGCTTTCTGGTGCTGGGGATGTTCCTCGACCCGCTCGGCCTGCTGTTCCTGACGCTGCCGATCATGCTGCCGATCTTCAAGACGGTCGGGCTCGACCTGACGCTGATGGGCGTGCTGATCGTGAAATTCGTCGAGATCGGCCTGATGTCGCCGCCGGTCGGGCTGAACGTGTTTGCCGTGAAATCGCTCGTGGGCTCGGACGTGCCGCTCACGACGATCTTCAGGGGGGTGTTGTGGTTCCTGGTGGTGGATCTCGCGGTGATCGGTCTGCTGATCGCATTCCCCGAGATAACGCTGTTTTTGCCAAGAGTTATGGGACTTTAG
- a CDS encoding 2-hydroxyacid dehydrogenase, which produces MAPKIYIARDPVLEEVLDSASAKLAEKGWEVIRGPEVVPGVPRRLSEEERAALLTDVDLIVASSRSRLSEADLDASPRLRALVFPTIGVDAVDLEACASRGLLVANGATPENFLAMSEATVMLMLVLLYRLHESERLLRENAPRPQVMYGRMLRGRTVGLIGSGRIGGGVIARLAAWEPAEILVHDPFLPPETAPAGVRLVGRDELLEKADVISLHVPLNDETRGMLGEAELRQMKPDAILVNTSRGGLIDEDALVRVMRDGHLAGAGLDVTETEPLPMDHPLRSLDRVILTPHILGHTIDLYTVMPEVLVENATRLMAGDLPLYTRNPGVEPDWRKRLDSIG; this is translated from the coding sequence ATGGCGCCGAAGATCTATATCGCCCGCGATCCGGTGCTGGAGGAGGTGCTCGACAGCGCCTCCGCCAAGCTCGCGGAAAAGGGCTGGGAGGTGATCCGGGGGCCGGAGGTGGTGCCCGGGGTGCCGCGCAGGCTGTCGGAGGAGGAGCGCGCGGCGCTCCTCACCGATGTCGACCTGATCGTGGCAAGCTCGCGCTCGCGGCTGAGCGAGGCGGATCTCGACGCCTCGCCCCGGCTGCGCGCGCTGGTCTTTCCGACCATCGGGGTGGATGCGGTCGATCTGGAGGCCTGCGCGTCGCGCGGGCTTCTGGTGGCCAATGGCGCCACGCCGGAGAACTTTCTGGCGATGTCCGAGGCGACGGTGATGCTGATGCTGGTGCTGCTTTACCGGCTGCATGAATCCGAGCGTCTGCTGCGCGAGAACGCGCCGCGTCCGCAGGTGATGTACGGGCGGATGCTGCGCGGCCGGACGGTGGGGCTCATCGGCTCGGGCCGGATCGGCGGCGGGGTGATCGCGCGCCTGGCGGCGTGGGAGCCGGCGGAGATCCTGGTGCACGACCCGTTCCTGCCGCCGGAGACGGCGCCGGCGGGCGTGCGTCTGGTGGGCCGCGACGAGCTGCTGGAAAAGGCGGATGTGATCAGCCTGCATGTGCCGCTGAACGACGAGACCAGGGGCATGCTGGGCGAGGCGGAGCTGCGGCAGATGAAGCCCGACGCGATCCTGGTGAACACCTCGCGCGGCGGGCTCATCGACGAGGACGCGCTGGTGCGGGTGATGCGCGACGGCCATCTGGCGGGGGCGGGTCTCGACGTGACCGAGACCGAGCCGCTGCCGATGGACCACCCGCTGCGCTCGCTCGACCGGGTGATCCTGACGCCGCATATCCTCGGCCACACGATCGACCTTTACACGGTCATGCCCGAGGTTCTCGTGGAAAACGCCACCCGCCTGATGGCGGGCGACCTGCCGCTCTACACCAGAAACCCCGGGGTCGAGCCCGACTGGCGAAAACGTCTCGACAGTATCGGATGA
- a CDS encoding Rieske 2Fe-2S domain-containing protein: MLTPEENELLTRVTGDAPMAKLMRQHWTPVCLMEEVAEPDGKPLRVEVLGESYVAFRDTKGRLGMLDELCPHRKASLVYGRNEECGLRCLYHGWKMDVDGNVVAMSSEPEGSPLMDKVKARSYPVREWGGFVWAWLGDKDEMPEFQAPAFAPEEDTPVSILKIRVPANWAQIHEGQIDSAHSSSLHSSNMVPARVEGASADDKSWYRPSTDKSPRMQTETTSYGFHYAAIRKPIKNSATHNYLRITEFVAPYYSLIPPNNNYKVASVIVPINDDETAFHFIAFGGPNVPSTEEWRKFAHAVPGVDVDHKWRTVRTLENDFMQDRERMKEGHFTGVDGIPNEDIVMWVSMGSRVQRHTDTLGASDLAIVEFRRLMADAAKKVAEGGTAIGTDSDVPQANIASHEGVYPKEVDWRTLVKPTGATQAAE, encoded by the coding sequence ATGCTTACGCCTGAAGAGAACGAACTGCTGACCCGTGTGACCGGCGATGCGCCGATGGCGAAACTGATGCGTCAACACTGGACCCCGGTTTGTCTGATGGAAGAAGTCGCCGAACCCGACGGCAAGCCGCTGCGCGTCGAGGTGCTGGGCGAGAGCTATGTCGCCTTCCGCGACACCAAGGGCCGTCTCGGCATGCTCGACGAGCTTTGCCCGCATCGTAAGGCGTCGCTGGTTTACGGCCGCAACGAGGAATGCGGCCTGCGCTGCCTCTATCACGGCTGGAAGATGGACGTGGACGGCAATGTCGTGGCCATGTCGTCGGAGCCCGAGGGCAGCCCGCTGATGGACAAGGTCAAGGCGCGCTCCTACCCCGTGCGCGAGTGGGGCGGCTTCGTCTGGGCCTGGCTTGGCGACAAGGACGAAATGCCCGAGTTTCAGGCGCCGGCCTTCGCCCCCGAAGAGGACACGCCGGTCTCGATCCTCAAGATCCGCGTGCCGGCGAACTGGGCACAGATCCACGAGGGCCAGATCGACAGCGCGCACTCCTCGTCGCTGCACTCCTCCAACATGGTGCCGGCGCGTGTCGAAGGCGCCTCCGCCGACGATAAATCCTGGTATCGCCCGTCGACCGACAAGTCGCCGCGCATGCAGACGGAAACCACCAGCTACGGGTTCCACTACGCGGCGATCCGCAAGCCGATCAAGAATTCGGCCACGCATAATTATCTGCGCATCACCGAATTCGTCGCGCCGTACTACTCGCTGATCCCGCCGAACAACAACTACAAGGTGGCCAGCGTTATCGTGCCGATCAACGACGACGAGACCGCGTTCCACTTCATCGCCTTTGGTGGCCCGAACGTGCCCTCCACCGAGGAATGGCGCAAGTTCGCCCATGCGGTGCCGGGGGTCGATGTCGACCACAAGTGGCGCACCGTGCGGACTCTGGAAAACGACTTCATGCAGGATCGCGAGCGCATGAAGGAAGGTCACTTCACCGGCGTCGACGGCATCCCGAACGAGGATATCGTGATGTGGGTGTCGATGGGCAGCCGCGTGCAGCGTCACACCGACACGCTGGGCGCCTCGGACCTTGCCATTGTCGAGTTCCGCCGCCTGATGGCCGATGCCGCCAAGAAGGTCGCCGAGGGCGGTACCGCGATCGGCACAGATTCCGACGTGCCGCAGGCGAATATCGCCTCGCATGAGGGTGTCTATCCGAAAGAGGTGGACTGGCGCACGCTTGTGAAGCCCACGGGCGCCACCCAGGCCGCGGAATAA
- a CDS encoding TRAP transporter small permease: protein MTASSHIPLRRMPRGVIRISEIAVALSGVVMALMVLHVVTDVGLRYVVGVPLSGTTEIVSRYYMVTLIFLPIAYVQITDQNISASLVSDLLSSRWRILLDCLTSVLMAIYGGLLAWRIGVEAMRATAVSEQIQTSAFFLPTWPSRWIPVLAMALVVIVSLLGLAVQIMRFVRHDQAAHEETETGALP from the coding sequence ATGACAGCCTCTTCGCATATCCCGCTGCGCCGGATGCCCCGGGGCGTGATCCGCATCAGCGAGATCGCCGTCGCGCTGTCGGGCGTGGTGATGGCGCTCATGGTGCTGCATGTGGTCACCGATGTCGGGCTTCGTTACGTGGTCGGCGTGCCGCTCTCCGGCACGACCGAGATCGTCTCGCGCTATTACATGGTGACGCTGATCTTTCTGCCCATCGCCTATGTGCAGATCACCGATCAGAACATCAGTGCGAGCCTCGTCAGCGATCTGCTGTCCTCGCGCTGGCGCATCCTGCTCGATTGCCTGACCTCTGTGCTGATGGCGATCTATGGCGGGTTGCTCGCCTGGCGCATCGGGGTGGAGGCGATGCGCGCCACCGCCGTGTCCGAGCAGATCCAGACCTCGGCCTTCTTCCTGCCGACCTGGCCCTCGCGCTGGATTCCGGTGCTGGCGATGGCGCTGGTGGTGATCGTGTCGCTGCTCGGGCTTGCCGTGCAGATCATGCGCTTTGTCCGCCACGACCAAGCCGCCCATGAAGAAACCGAGACGGGGGCGCTGCCATGA